Proteins from one Caretta caretta isolate rCarCar2 chromosome 12, rCarCar1.hap1, whole genome shotgun sequence genomic window:
- the CDH8 gene encoding cadherin-8 isoform X2, producing the protein MSSTSTLTIRVCGCSSDGVVQSCNVEAYVLPIGLSMGALIAILACIILLLVIVVLFVTLRRHKNEPLIIKDEEDVRENIIRYDDEGGGEEDTEAFDIATLQNPDGINGFLPRKDIKPDLQFMPRQGLAPVPNGVDVDEFINVRLHEADNDPTAPPYDSIQIYGYEGRGSVAGSLSSLESSTSDSDQNFDYLSEWGPRFKRLGELYSVGESDKET; encoded by the exons ATGAGCAGCACCAGCACCCTTACAATTCGGGTCTGCGGTTGCAGCAGTGATGGTGTTGTCCAGTCCTGTAATGTTGAAGCTTATGTACTTCCTATTGGACTCAGTATGGGAGCCTTAATTGCCATATTAGCATGCATCATTTTGCTGCTAG TTATTGTGGTGCTGTTTGTGACATTGAGAAGACATAAAAATGAGCCTCTGATTATCAAAGATGAGGAAGACGTGAGGGAAAATATAATCCGTTATGATGATGAAGGAGGTGGCGAAGAAGATACAGAAGCTTTTGACATTGCAACTTTGCAAAATCCAGATGGAATTAATGGATTTTTACCCCGTAAGGATATTAAGCCTGATCTTCAATTTATGCCCAGGCAGGGGCTTGCACCTGTTCCTAATGGTGTTGACGTTGATGAATTTATTAACGTAAGGCTTCATGAAGCTGATAATGATCCCACGGCTCCACCTTATGACTCTATCCAGATTTATGGCTATGAAGGAAGAGGCTCAGTGGCTGGTTCCCTTAGTTCTTTGGAGTCTTCTACATCAGACTCAGATCAGAATTTTGACTACCTCAGTGAATGGGGTCCCCGCTTTAAAAGACTTGGAGAACTTTACTCAGTCGGAGAAAGTGACAAAGAAACTTGA